A region of the Kribbella sp. NBC_01245 genome:
TCATCGAAGATCAGCGTCGGCACCTGCAGGCGCTCGCCGGCGTCGGGCGGGATCTCGGCGATCGCCCGGGGCCCGTCGAAGACACCGGTGTAGCTGCGGAAGTCCATCCACCACAGCTGGCCGACGATCTTGCGCATCATCGGTGCGACCACGCCACAACCATCGGCCGGACAGGCGCAGTGGTAGATGGCGATCCGGTCACCTGGACGGCTGGGCAGGAACGGACTGTCGTCGGACAGGACCACGTCCGGCGACCACCCGACCTGTCCGGTGGCGGCACCGATCACGTCGACACCGTCGACGAGCACGGTCAGACGCGGGCCCGAAGGCGGGTGTCCGGTTGGTGCCTGGGCGGGAAAATCGACTCGAAGCGCGAACTCACTAGTGTGCTGCATGGCGTCTTGAGCCTATGCGGTATCTGTTAATCCGTCCCGCGTGTTGGACCAGCTGCGGCCATTCCGCAACCTTCCCGCCCTTGCGCCCGGCGATTCGCCGCCTCCCGGTCGACCGCCGGGCACGCTCCCATGGGCGCACGGCCGTGCTGCGGGGGCGATGGCCGACCGGGATTCGTGAGGGTTGCCTCAGTAGTGGACAATAGAAAACGTGAGCGAGCTGATCGATACCACCGAGATGTATCTGCGCACCGTCTACGAGCTCGAAGAAGAAGGCATTCTGCCGCTGCGTGCGCGGATCGCCGAGCGCCTGCACCAATCCGGCCCGACCGTCAGTCAGACCGTCGCCCGGATGGAGCGCGACGGCCTGGTCACGGTGGAGGGCGACCGCCATCTGGAGCTGACCGAGGTCGGCCGCATGCAGGCGATCCGGGTGATGCGCAAGCACCGCCTGGCCGAGCGCCTGCTGGTCGACGTCATCGGCCTCGAGTGGGAGGACGTGCACGCCGAGGCCTGCCGCTGGGAGCACGTGATGAGCGACGCCGTTGAGCGCCGCCTGCTGGAGATCCTGAAGAACCCGACCGAGTCGCCGTACGGCAACCCGATCCCGGGTCTGGAGGAGCTGCAGAAGGACAACGAGGCCACCGCGATCACCGAGTTCCGGCTCGGCGTGGAGCCGCTCGACCAGGTCCTCGACGCCGCCGGGGAGAAGGTCCGGGTGCTGGTCCGCCGGATCGCCGAGCCGGTGCAGACCGACGACGACGCGATGTCCGTGCTGCGCCGGGCGAACGCGCTGCCCGGCCGCGAGGTGGATTCCGCGCTGGACGCCGAGGGTGTGCTGGTCGGCAGCCGCGAGGCCGGGGGCGTGATCAGCGACGAGATCGCCGGTCACATCTTCGTCAGCCGGGTCTGACTGACCGTTAGGTCACACCTCAAGGCTGAGTAAGGCCTTGGCGCCAATGCTGTACGCAGCGTGGCCGGGCGGTAACGTCTGTCCGCGATGCCTGAGAACGATGTCGACTGGCCGGCCTACGTCCGTGAGTTTCACGAGACCAGGCCGGGCAGTACGGAAAGACTGCTGTCCCGCGCCGTCGCCGGCGACCACACCCCGTACCGCTGGCTGGTCCGGGCGGTGTCCGGCGAGGCCAAGCGGGTGCTCGACCTCGCCTGCGGTAACGGCCCGGTCGCCCGCGAGCTGCACGGCCGCTGGGTGGTCGGCGTCGACACCTCCGCGGCCGAGCTGGCGGGTGCGCCCGGGCCCAAGGTCCAGGCCGACGCGCTGCACCTGCCCTTCGCGAACGAGTCCTTCGACGTGGTCACCTGCTCGATGGGCCTGATGGTGATGCAGCCGCTGCCGGCCGTGCTCGCCGAGGCGGCCCGGGTGCTTCGCCGCGGCGGCGTACTGGCCGCGACCGTGCCCGCCATTCGGCCTTTGCGGCGGACGGATTTCCGCATCCTCACCACGCTCACCACCCGGCTCCGGTCGACGCCGCAGTTCCCGGCGGGCAGCGAGCTCACCGAGCTCCGGGACCAGCTCCGCGCCGCGGGTTTCGACGTACTCGAGAGCCAGCGCGAGCGCTACGCCTACCGGGTCAACAACGTCGCCGACGCGAAAAACCTGGTCGAATCGCTCTACCTGCCCGGCACCAGCGACAGCCGCCGTACGTCTGCCGCGACCTGGTTGGGCGAACGCGCCGAGTCCCGCGACGGCCTCGAAATCGCCATCCCAGTCCGCCGCATCGTCGCCATGCGCGGCAAAGTCGCCCTCCACTAGGCTCCGTCTTCCCCTAATCCCGCGAGTGGTCGCGTCTTACCCGACCACTCGCGGCCGGGAGGACGCGGGAGGTATTACCGTTCGGGTGTGAGTACTCCGCTGCGTTGGTCCGTCGTTCGGGTCGATGAGGTGTACGACGGCGAGACGGTTTACCGCGAGCTGTTCGCCGCCGAGCCGACCGCGTTCTGGCTGGACGGCAGCCTGGTCCCGACCGGACGAGCGTCAGTGCTCGGTACGACGACGGGCCCCGGCGCGGAAGTCGTCGTACGGGATGTGGCCGACGGGGATGCGTTCGCCGAGATGCAAGCGCTGCTCGCGACCAGGCATGGCGACGTACCGGCTGAGTTGGCGGACATTTTCTGCGGCGGGTACGTCGGCTTCTTCGGGTATGAGCTCAAGGCCCTGACCGGTGGTGCCGTCGCGCACGAGGCGCCGACGCCGGACTCGCTGTGGATCTGGGCGAACCGGTTCGTCGTGATCGACCATGCGCGGGCGCGGACCTTCCTAGTGGCGGTTCATCCGGATGAGGAGGCGGCGGCCGCCGAGGCGTGGTTGCGGAAGGCGGCGGCGTCGGCCTCGAACTGGTACATGGGATCGACGTCCAAACCCTTTGCCGGGCTCGATATCGAGGCGCATCTCGAGCAGGACCGGGAGGCCTATCTCGCCGGGATCGACGCGTGCCGGGAGGCGCTGGAGGCCGGCCAGACGTACGAGGTCTGCCTGACGAATCGCGTCCGCCTGCCCGCGGTGGTGGACCCGTTCGAGTTCTTCCTCTGGCAGCGCGAGGCCAACCCCGCGCCGTACGCCGCCTTCGTTCGGCATGGCGATCTCGCGCTCGCCAGTTCGTCGCCCGAGCGGTTTCTGGCGGTCGACGCGGACGGCTGGGCCGAATGCCGTCCGATCAAGGGCACGGCTCCCCGCCTCGATGATCCCGAGAAAAACCGGATCGCCGCGGCGGAGCTGGCCGCCGACGAGAAGACGCGCGCCGAGAACCTGATGATCGTTGACCTGATCCGCAACGACCTCGGCCGGGTCAGCATGCCGGGCTCGGTGCAGGTGCCGCAGTTGATGGCGGTCGAGACGTACGAGACTGTGCACCAGCTCGTCACCTCGGTCCGCGGCCGGTTGCGCGACGACGTGGACGCGATCGACGCCGTACGCGCCTGCTTCCCGCCCGGCTCGATGACGGGCGCACCGAAGATCCGGACCATGCAGTTGATCGACGAGCTGGAGTCCAGCGCGCGCGGGATCTACTCGGGCGCGCTCGGCTGGTTGTCCGTGGACGGTCGGGCCGACCTCAGCGTGGTCATCCGGACTGCCGTGCTCACGCCGTCCGAGACGGTCGTCGGCGCGGGTGGTGCCATCGTGCTCGACTCGGACCCTTTCGCCGAGTACGACGAGATGTTGCTCAAGGCAACCGCCACCCTCCGCGGCAGCGCCACGTGACCAAGTTGTTGGTGGCGGATTCGTTTTTGCTGGATGACGGCCGGGTGCGCGGGCTTGAGCTGCATCGTGAGCGGTTCGTTGGCTCTTGTACGGCGGCCGGGGTCGACGCGAACGCCTTCTGGGTCGACGTGATCGCCCGGTTGCCTCGCGGCGGCCGATGGTTCCCACGGGTCGAGCTATCCACCGATCGCGAGCTTTCCCTACGCCTTCGGCCCGCGCCGCCGTTGGGTGGGCAGGTCCGCGTCAGCCGGTACGGCGGCCCGGATCCGCGAGTGGCGCCGACCGTCAAAGGCCCGGACCTCGACGTACTCGGTGAGCTGAAAGTCCTTGCGTACAAGGAGAACCAGGCCGACGAGGTGCTACTAACCGGTCCGGGTGGTGTCGTCCTCGAGGCGGCGTACTCCGCGATCCTTTGGTGGGAGGACGAGACGCTATGCCTACCGCCTTCGGACCTCCCGATCCTGCCGTCGGTCACGGCCAGACTGCTGCGATCACTGGCCGCCGATCGCGGTACGCCGGTTGCCGAACGACGCCGCACGTTGGACCAGTTGGCTGGCCGTGAGGTCTGGCTGGTCAACGCACTACACGGCATCCGCCCAGTAGCCGCCTGGATCGACGGACCACCGACCGG
Encoded here:
- a CDS encoding metal-dependent transcriptional regulator, with translation MSELIDTTEMYLRTVYELEEEGILPLRARIAERLHQSGPTVSQTVARMERDGLVTVEGDRHLELTEVGRMQAIRVMRKHRLAERLLVDVIGLEWEDVHAEACRWEHVMSDAVERRLLEILKNPTESPYGNPIPGLEELQKDNEATAITEFRLGVEPLDQVLDAAGEKVRVLVRRIAEPVQTDDDAMSVLRRANALPGREVDSALDAEGVLVGSREAGGVISDEIAGHIFVSRV
- a CDS encoding class I SAM-dependent methyltransferase, encoding MPENDVDWPAYVREFHETRPGSTERLLSRAVAGDHTPYRWLVRAVSGEAKRVLDLACGNGPVARELHGRWVVGVDTSAAELAGAPGPKVQADALHLPFANESFDVVTCSMGLMVMQPLPAVLAEAARVLRRGGVLAATVPAIRPLRRTDFRILTTLTTRLRSTPQFPAGSELTELRDQLRAAGFDVLESQRERYAYRVNNVADAKNLVESLYLPGTSDSRRTSAATWLGERAESRDGLEIAIPVRRIVAMRGKVALH
- the pabB gene encoding aminodeoxychorismate synthase component I, with protein sequence MSTPLRWSVVRVDEVYDGETVYRELFAAEPTAFWLDGSLVPTGRASVLGTTTGPGAEVVVRDVADGDAFAEMQALLATRHGDVPAELADIFCGGYVGFFGYELKALTGGAVAHEAPTPDSLWIWANRFVVIDHARARTFLVAVHPDEEAAAAEAWLRKAAASASNWYMGSTSKPFAGLDIEAHLEQDREAYLAGIDACREALEAGQTYEVCLTNRVRLPAVVDPFEFFLWQREANPAPYAAFVRHGDLALASSSPERFLAVDADGWAECRPIKGTAPRLDDPEKNRIAAAELAADEKTRAENLMIVDLIRNDLGRVSMPGSVQVPQLMAVETYETVHQLVTSVRGRLRDDVDAIDAVRACFPPGSMTGAPKIRTMQLIDELESSARGIYSGALGWLSVDGRADLSVVIRTAVLTPSETVVGAGGAIVLDSDPFAEYDEMLLKATATLRGSAT
- a CDS encoding aminotransferase class IV — its product is MTKLLVADSFLLDDGRVRGLELHRERFVGSCTAAGVDANAFWVDVIARLPRGGRWFPRVELSTDRELSLRLRPAPPLGGQVRVSRYGGPDPRVAPTVKGPDLDVLGELKVLAYKENQADEVLLTGPGGVVLEAAYSAILWWEDETLCLPPSDLPILPSVTARLLRSLAADRGTPVAERRRTLDQLAGREVWLVNALHGIRPVAAWIDGPPTGPIERGPDWQLALRQLAAPL